In one window of Micromonospora cathayae DNA:
- a CDS encoding peptidoglycan D,D-transpeptidase FtsI family protein: MNAPLRRVGVVVMVLFSLLFLNLNWIQAYKADEYRTSDYNGRVQVAEYESKRGNIEAGGTPVATSKETAGRLKYLRTYPAGPKYAHVLGYKPVNLGDTGIERAENDFLAGTSDTLFADRFRDMLRVTGEPSGGGNVLLSISKQAQDTAYKQLADNRAGATRGAAIAIDPRTGAVQALVSMPSFDPNPLADHDTGKASAAYNKLEGDPDGPLRNRALGETLPPGSTFKIVVAAAALENGVGKQTMIPAGSSYTPPTSGTPIRNAVPSICPEDEVTLNNAVTESCNTGFAKLGVELGADKIKEKARQFGFEQEDLTVGQLDEAGLPVAASRTGDIQNPDGSANLAGLAQSSIGQFDVRMTPLQGALIAAAVANNGTQMRPYLVQQLLGPDRTTNYYTADPKQLRQPVSSQVANDLRDMMVNVVTEGTGKNARINGYTVGGKTGTAQAGENTKDHGWFIGFALDKDGKPVSAVCVLLESVGDGGSAEAARIAGQIMRAAIQDPGGR, encoded by the coding sequence GTGAACGCACCGCTTCGCCGGGTCGGCGTGGTCGTCATGGTCCTGTTCAGCCTGCTCTTCCTGAACCTGAACTGGATCCAGGCGTACAAGGCCGACGAGTACCGCACCAGCGACTACAACGGCCGGGTCCAGGTCGCCGAGTACGAGAGCAAGCGCGGCAACATCGAGGCCGGCGGCACCCCGGTGGCGACCAGCAAGGAGACCGCCGGCCGGCTGAAGTACCTGCGCACCTACCCGGCCGGCCCGAAGTACGCGCACGTGCTCGGGTACAAGCCGGTCAACCTCGGGGACACCGGCATCGAGCGGGCCGAGAACGACTTCCTCGCCGGCACCAGCGACACCCTCTTCGCCGACCGCTTCCGGGACATGCTCCGGGTGACCGGTGAGCCGTCCGGGGGCGGCAACGTGCTGCTCAGCATCTCCAAGCAGGCGCAGGACACCGCGTACAAGCAGTTGGCCGACAACCGGGCCGGGGCGACCAGGGGCGCGGCGATCGCGATCGACCCGCGTACCGGGGCGGTGCAGGCGCTGGTCTCGATGCCCAGCTTCGACCCGAACCCGCTGGCCGACCACGACACCGGCAAGGCGTCGGCGGCGTACAACAAGCTGGAGGGCGACCCGGACGGGCCGCTGCGCAACCGGGCGCTGGGCGAGACGCTGCCGCCCGGCTCGACCTTCAAGATCGTGGTCGCCGCCGCCGCCCTGGAGAACGGGGTGGGCAAGCAGACCATGATCCCCGCCGGGTCGAGCTACACCCCGCCCACCTCCGGTACGCCGATCCGCAACGCGGTCCCGTCGATCTGCCCTGAGGACGAGGTGACCCTGAACAACGCGGTCACCGAGTCCTGCAACACCGGCTTTGCCAAGCTCGGCGTGGAGCTGGGCGCGGACAAGATCAAGGAGAAGGCCCGGCAGTTCGGGTTCGAGCAGGAGGACCTCACCGTCGGCCAGCTCGACGAGGCCGGCCTGCCGGTCGCCGCCAGCCGCACCGGGGACATCCAGAACCCGGACGGCAGTGCCAACCTGGCCGGGCTGGCCCAGTCCTCGATCGGCCAGTTCGACGTGCGGATGACCCCGTTGCAGGGGGCGCTGATCGCCGCCGCGGTGGCGAACAACGGCACCCAGATGCGGCCGTACCTGGTGCAGCAGCTGCTCGGCCCGGACCGGACCACCAACTACTACACCGCCGACCCGAAGCAGCTCCGGCAGCCGGTCAGCTCGCAGGTGGCGAACGACCTGCGGGACATGATGGTCAACGTGGTCACCGAGGGCACCGGCAAGAACGCCCGGATCAACGGGTACACCGTGGGCGGCAAGACCGGCACCGCCCAGGCCGGCGAGAACACCAAGGACCACGGCTGGTTCATCGGGTTCGCACTCGACAAGGACGGCAAGCCGGTCTCCGCCGTCTGCGTACTGTTGGAGTCGGTCGGTGACGGCGGCAGCGCCGAAGCGGCCCGGATCGCCGGGCAGATCATGCGCGCGGCGATCCAGGATCCCGGAGGGCGGTGA
- a CDS encoding serine/threonine-protein kinase, whose amino-acid sequence MLSPGVQLGNRYRLDERIASGGMGDVWRGTDQVLGRVVAVKSLLPALLDEPGFAERFRGEARTMATINHPGVVDIYDFGSDQQIAFLIMEYVEGDALSSTLGRVGRLTPARTMALVAQAAEALHAAHAKGIVHRDVKPGNLLVRPNGTLVLTDFGIARSDLVGQLTAAGSVLGTASYISPEQAAGAVATPASDVYALGVVAYQCLAGRRPFEGDNPLEIAMRHVRDVPPPLPGDIPPTVRALVERALAKDPNARWPTAAALAGAARQVKAALAHQRRPGGAAHQVSGAPATPSARAQVRPPQQPRPPVVPQQHARPPAPARPAASAPVSPPRPAPVAPPRPVAQAPVSPRPPVAPPGYPRGAAAVPPAPVRQNHPLGYAHQPVPPPSAPSGGVSARSVLFVIALAVLVLVCSGVITYAIENGSSSTSGAAPSRPTSVLADVPTDGGGDDVTSPSYRRMELPALGGDETTTSEGRQTR is encoded by the coding sequence ATGCTCAGCCCCGGCGTCCAGCTCGGTAACCGCTACCGCCTCGACGAGCGGATCGCCAGTGGTGGCATGGGTGACGTCTGGCGCGGCACCGACCAGGTGCTGGGGCGGGTCGTCGCGGTGAAGAGCCTGCTCCCGGCGCTGCTCGACGAGCCCGGCTTCGCCGAGCGGTTCCGGGGTGAGGCCCGGACGATGGCGACCATCAACCATCCCGGCGTGGTCGACATCTACGACTTCGGCAGCGACCAGCAGATCGCCTTTCTGATCATGGAGTACGTCGAGGGGGACGCCCTCTCCTCGACGCTGGGCCGGGTCGGGCGACTCACCCCCGCCCGGACGATGGCCCTGGTCGCCCAGGCCGCCGAGGCCCTGCACGCCGCACACGCCAAGGGCATCGTGCACCGCGACGTGAAGCCCGGCAACCTGCTGGTCCGGCCGAACGGCACCCTGGTACTGACCGATTTCGGCATCGCCCGCTCCGACCTGGTCGGCCAGCTCACCGCGGCCGGCTCGGTGCTCGGCACCGCCTCGTACATCTCCCCCGAGCAGGCGGCGGGCGCGGTCGCCACGCCGGCCTCCGACGTCTACGCCCTCGGTGTGGTCGCCTACCAGTGCCTGGCCGGTCGGCGTCCGTTCGAGGGGGACAACCCGCTCGAGATCGCGATGCGGCACGTCCGGGACGTCCCGCCACCACTGCCGGGGGACATCCCACCGACGGTCCGGGCCCTGGTGGAACGGGCCCTGGCGAAGGACCCGAACGCCCGCTGGCCCACCGCCGCCGCGCTCGCCGGGGCGGCCCGGCAGGTCAAGGCCGCCCTCGCCCACCAGCGCCGGCCCGGCGGAGCCGCCCACCAGGTCAGCGGCGCGCCGGCCACCCCGTCGGCCCGCGCCCAGGTCCGGCCACCCCAGCAGCCCCGGCCGCCGGTCGTGCCGCAGCAGCACGCCCGCCCGCCGGCCCCGGCCCGCCCGGCCGCGTCGGCCCCGGTCTCCCCGCCGCGCCCCGCGCCGGTGGCGCCACCCCGCCCGGTCGCCCAGGCCCCGGTCTCCCCACGTCCGCCGGTGGCTCCGCCCGGGTACCCGCGCGGCGCGGCGGCCGTGCCACCGGCACCGGTACGCCAGAACCACCCACTCGGGTACGCTCACCAACCCGTTCCGCCCCCGTCGGCACCCTCCGGCGGGGTGAGCGCGCGGAGCGTATTGTTCGTCATCGCGCTCGCCGTACTGGTGCTGGTCTGTTCCGGCGTGATTACCTACGCCATAGAGAATGGCTCTTCGTCGACCAGCGGTGCCGCTCCGTCGCGGCCGACGAGCGTGCTGGCCGATGTACCGACCGACGGTGGGGGTGACGACGTCACCTCGCCGTCGTACCGTCGGATGGAACTGCCCGCGTTGGGCGGCGACGAGACGACGACGAGCGAAGGACGACAGACGCGATGA
- a CDS encoding FtsW/RodA/SpoVE family cell cycle protein — MTAQATPAVSPGTTGEQPGVRLARSRRNAELSLLALAMVMVAAYGATIEANVLDEVTGDFWVPAAALSVVFLGLHVVIRYLAPFADPALLPAVALLNGIGVGYLRRLDLDDAPAAERADLATFAGTGGRQLAWTLAAVVLAAGLLALMRDHRSVSRYAYTLGLAGIVLVMIPAVLPNRFSEINGAKLWIRVGSFSIQPGEFAKLALLVFFAYYLVRKREVLSLASRRFLGIDFPRGRDLGPVVVVWLISLMVLVFEKDLGTSLLYFGMFVVTLYIATERVSWLLIGLVLFFGGAYLAYLLGSTVGGPFANFYLRAEIWLDPFADPLNDGYQLVQGLLALGTGGLFGAGPGGGSPSVLPEVQNDFIFAGIGEEIGLFGLSALLVVYLLIVQRGLRAALTVRDSFGKLLAGGLAFTLGLQVFVIVGGISGLIPLTGQTTPFLSAGGSSLMANWLLVATLLRISDAGRRPAVSGSGSANRPGGGPPEQLHGAPTEVIRP; from the coding sequence GTGACCGCCCAGGCCACCCCGGCAGTCTCGCCCGGCACGACGGGCGAGCAGCCCGGCGTACGCCTGGCCCGATCCCGGCGTAACGCCGAGCTGTCCCTGCTCGCGCTGGCGATGGTCATGGTCGCCGCGTACGGCGCCACCATCGAGGCGAACGTGCTCGACGAGGTGACCGGCGACTTCTGGGTGCCGGCCGCGGCGCTCTCCGTCGTCTTCCTCGGCCTGCACGTGGTGATCCGTTACCTCGCCCCGTTCGCCGACCCGGCCCTGCTGCCGGCGGTGGCCCTGCTCAACGGGATCGGGGTCGGCTACCTGCGCCGGCTCGACCTGGACGACGCGCCCGCCGCCGAGCGGGCCGACCTGGCCACCTTCGCCGGTACCGGTGGCCGGCAATTGGCCTGGACGCTGGCCGCGGTGGTCCTGGCGGCCGGGCTGCTGGCGCTGATGCGCGACCACCGCTCGGTCTCCCGGTACGCGTACACGTTGGGGCTGGCCGGCATCGTGCTGGTGATGATCCCGGCCGTGCTGCCCAACCGGTTCTCCGAGATCAACGGCGCGAAGCTGTGGATCCGGGTCGGTAGCTTCAGCATCCAGCCCGGTGAGTTCGCCAAGCTCGCCCTGCTGGTCTTCTTCGCGTACTACCTGGTGCGCAAGCGCGAGGTGCTGTCGCTGGCCAGCCGGCGGTTCCTCGGCATCGACTTCCCCCGGGGCCGGGACCTCGGCCCGGTGGTCGTGGTCTGGCTGATCAGCCTCATGGTCCTGGTGTTCGAGAAGGACCTGGGCACCTCGCTGCTGTACTTCGGCATGTTCGTGGTGACGCTCTACATCGCCACCGAACGGGTCAGTTGGCTGCTGATCGGTCTGGTGCTGTTCTTCGGCGGCGCGTACCTCGCCTACCTGCTCGGATCCACGGTCGGCGGGCCGTTCGCCAACTTCTACCTGCGGGCGGAGATCTGGCTGGACCCGTTCGCCGATCCGCTCAACGACGGCTACCAGCTGGTGCAGGGGCTGCTCGCCCTCGGCACCGGCGGCCTGTTCGGGGCGGGCCCGGGTGGCGGCTCGCCGAGCGTGCTGCCCGAGGTGCAGAACGACTTCATCTTCGCCGGCATCGGTGAGGAGATCGGCCTGTTCGGTCTCTCCGCCCTGCTGGTGGTCTACCTGCTGATCGTCCAGCGCGGGCTGCGCGCCGCGCTGACCGTCCGGGACTCCTTCGGCAAGCTGCTCGCCGGGGGCCTCGCCTTCACCCTCGGCCTCCAGGTGTTCGTGATCGTCGGCGGGATCAGCGGGCTGATCCCGCTCACCGGTCAGACCACCCCGTTCCTCTCCGCTGGTGGTTCCTCGCTGATGGCGAACTGGCTGCTGGTCGCCACCCTGCTGCGGATCTCGGACGCCGGTCGGCGTCCGGCGGTCTCCGGCAGCGGTTCGGCCAACCGGCCCGGTGGCGGTCCGCCCGAGCAGCTGCACGGCGCCCCTACGGAGGTGATCCGCCCGTGA